A part of Terriglobia bacterium genomic DNA contains:
- a CDS encoding cytochrome c-type biogenesis protein CcmH, which yields MFRYSVRIAPLVFLLLLTSVGLTADRNERMRELTPKFMCVCGGCNQVLMNCNHIGCPSREAMLKDIGNRVDQGTTDDGVVEYFIDKYGTSVLSAPPASGFNLAAWVMPFAALGIGLAAAIFFLRRFRSLRPNEPAAPVDLAQYKQKVEEELKKFTPED from the coding sequence ATGTTTAGGTACTCGGTCCGCATTGCGCCCCTGGTCTTCCTGTTGCTTCTGACTTCCGTTGGCCTCACGGCCGACCGCAATGAGCGCATGCGTGAGCTGACGCCCAAGTTCATGTGCGTGTGCGGCGGATGCAACCAGGTCCTGATGAACTGCAACCACATCGGTTGTCCCAGCCGCGAGGCGATGCTGAAAGACATCGGGAACAGAGTCGACCAGGGCACCACCGACGACGGCGTGGTCGAGTACTTCATCGATAAGTACGGCACCAGCGTGCTGTCTGCTCCGCCGGCCTCCGGCTTTAACCTGGCAGCGTGGGTGATGCCTTTTGCCGCGCTGGGAATCGGATTGGCGGCCGCCATCTTCTTTCTGCGCCGCTTCCGGTCGTTGCGGCCAAACGAACCAGCGGCGCCGGTCGACCTGGCGCAATACAAACAGAAGGTCGAAGAAGAACTCAAGAAATTCACACCGGAAGACTAA